In one window of Streptomyces roseofulvus DNA:
- a CDS encoding ABC-F family ATP-binding cassette domain-containing protein produces MFRASLTEVTKRYDDRYVHHRTVLDRASLTVRPGERLGVVGDNGSGKSTLLRLLAGLETADNGTVAVETPGGLGHLAQTPDLPATATVGDAVDHALAEIRELEREIRAAEGALTPAGLDRYAALLAAYEARGGAGADRRVATVLRRLGETAPPGRDRPLATLSGGQRARLALAGVLAADPELLLLDEPTNDLDDEAVAWLEERLRAHRGTVVAVSHDRAFLDRVATAIVEVDEDRHTLRRYGDGYAGYLAGRAAERARRAREHEEWKAELARHRALADSAIDRFTAIPRKAPAAFSGAGAFRARSRAHGAMSRIRAARERLARLTDHPVPPPPEPLRFRAELDGEGAAVGLTGVRVDGRLRLDALHLAPGERLLVTGPNGAGKTTLLRVLAGEMAPDAGTVTVPARVGLLRQDTASPHDPRTVGEAFGEGREDELLALGLFAARDLTTPVRLLSTGQRRKLELARLVTAPADLLLLDEPTNHLAPALVEEIEAALAAYRGTLVIVSHDRRLRAGFRGRRLELAPARTPAGV; encoded by the coding sequence TTGTTCCGTGCGTCACTCACCGAGGTCACCAAGCGCTACGACGACCGGTACGTCCACCACCGGACCGTCCTCGACCGCGCCTCCCTCACCGTCCGCCCCGGCGAACGCCTCGGCGTCGTCGGGGACAACGGCTCCGGGAAGTCCACCCTGCTCCGGCTCCTCGCCGGCCTCGAGACCGCCGACAACGGCACCGTGGCCGTCGAGACCCCCGGCGGCCTCGGCCATCTCGCCCAGACCCCCGACCTCCCCGCGACCGCGACCGTCGGCGACGCCGTCGACCACGCGCTCGCGGAGATCCGGGAGCTGGAGCGGGAGATCCGGGCGGCGGAGGGCGCCCTCACCCCCGCCGGACTCGACCGGTACGCCGCGCTGCTCGCCGCCTACGAGGCGCGCGGCGGCGCCGGGGCCGACCGTCGGGTGGCGACCGTGCTGCGCCGGCTCGGCGAGACCGCGCCGCCCGGCCGGGACCGGCCGCTGGCCACGCTCTCCGGCGGGCAGCGGGCCCGGCTCGCGCTGGCCGGAGTCCTCGCCGCCGACCCGGAACTGCTGCTGCTCGACGAGCCGACCAACGACCTCGACGACGAGGCCGTGGCCTGGCTGGAGGAGCGGCTCCGCGCCCACCGGGGCACGGTCGTGGCCGTCTCCCACGACCGCGCCTTCCTCGACCGGGTCGCCACCGCGATCGTGGAGGTCGACGAGGACCGGCACACCCTGCGCCGCTACGGCGACGGCTACGCCGGCTATCTCGCCGGGCGCGCCGCCGAACGGGCCCGCAGGGCCCGGGAGCACGAGGAGTGGAAGGCCGAACTGGCCCGCCACCGGGCCCTCGCCGACAGCGCCATCGACCGCTTCACCGCCATCCCGCGCAAGGCCCCCGCCGCCTTCAGCGGCGCCGGCGCCTTCCGGGCCCGGTCACGGGCGCACGGGGCGATGAGCAGGATCCGCGCCGCCCGCGAGCGGCTGGCCCGGCTCACCGACCACCCGGTGCCGCCGCCGCCCGAGCCCCTGCGCTTCCGGGCGGAGCTCGACGGCGAGGGAGCGGCCGTCGGCCTCACCGGCGTCCGCGTCGACGGCCGGCTCCGGCTCGACGCCCTGCACCTCGCACCGGGCGAGCGACTGCTCGTCACCGGCCCGAACGGCGCGGGGAAAACCACCCTCCTCCGGGTCCTGGCGGGCGAAATGGCCCCGGACGCGGGCACGGTGACCGTGCCCGCCCGGGTCGGACTGCTCCGCCAGGACACGGCCTCGCCCCACGACCCCCGTACGGTGGGCGAGGCCTTCGGAGAGGGCCGCGAGGACGAACTGCTCGCCCTCGGGCTCTTCGCGGCCCGGGATCTGACGACCCCGGTCCGACTGCTGTCGACGGGCCAGCGCCGCAAGCTGGAACTGGCCCGCCTGGTGACCGCGCCGGCCGACCTGCTCCTCCTCGACGAGCCGACCAACCACCTGGCGCCCGCCCTCGTGGAGGAGATCGAGGCCGCGCTCGCCGCCTACCGGGGCACGCTGGTGATCGTCAGCCACGACCGCCGGCTGCGGGCAGGCTTCCGCGGCCGGCGCCTGGAACTGGCACCGGCCAGGACCCCGGCGGGCGTCTAG
- the cobN gene encoding cobaltochelatase subunit CobN: MLLLLSHSDTDLLSARAAGGPVEYRFANPSRLPLADLPALLDGVELVLVRLLGGVRSWQEGLDAVLATGKPVVVLSGEQAPDAQLMASSTVPVGVATEAHAYLAHGGPANLEQLARFLSDTVLLTGHGFEAPAPAPTWGPLERTARATDGPTVAVLYYRAHHMSGNTAFVGALCDALEDAGARALPLYVASLRAPEEELLAVLRGADAIVTTVLAAGGTKPAAAQAGGDEEAWDAGALAALDVPVLQALCLTSARSAWEENDEGLSPLDAASQVAVPEFDGRLITVPFSFKEIDEDGLPAYVADAERAARVAGIAVRHARLRHIPNAEKKLALVLSAYPTKHSRIGNAVGLDTPASAVALLRRLIAEGYDFGPAEELPGLVSGDGDELIYALIEAGGHDQDWLTEEQLAKNPVRIPAADYKRWYAELPAELREQVEEHWGPAPGEMFLDRSRNPEGDIVLAALRRGNLLVLIQPPRGFGENPIAIYHDPDLPPSHHYLAAYRWIAARAEDGGFGADAMVHLGKHGNLEWLPGKNAGLSAACGPDAALGDLPLVYPFLVNDPGEGTQAKRRAHATLVDHLVPPMARADSYGDIARLEQLLDEYAQISSMDPAKLPAIRAQIWTLIQAAKLDHDLGMAERPDDDGFDDFLLHVDGWLCEVKDAQIRDGLHVLGGAPEGEARVNLVLSILRARQIWGGTQALPGLREALGLDESAATRTTADEAEAKARELVETMEAAGWSVDAVPAVAGDHGPEVQAVLRFACEQVVPRLAATTDELAHAVHALNGGFVPAGPSGSPLRGLVNVLPTGRNFYSVDPKAVPSRLAWETGQALADSLLTRYREDNGAWPTSVGLSLWGTSAMRTAGDDVAEALALLGVRPLWDEASRRVNGLEPIPLAELGRPRVDVTLRISGFFRDAFPHVIGLLDDAVRLVAELDEPASENHVRAHTQADLAEHGDERRATTRIFGSRPGTYGAGILQLIDSRDWRTDADLAEVYTVWGGYAYGRGLEGRPARAEMETAYKRIAVAAKNTDTREHDIADSDDYYQYHGGMVATVRALRGTAPEAYIGDSTRPETVRTRTLVEETSRVFRARVVNPRWVEAMRRHGYKGAFELAATVDYLFGYDATTGVVADWMYDKLTQEYVLDETNQAFLKEANPWALHGIAERLLEAESRGMWEKPDPETLAALRQVFLETEGDLEGAGDED; the protein is encoded by the coding sequence ATGCTCCTGCTGCTGTCGCACTCCGACACCGACCTGCTCAGCGCCCGCGCGGCCGGGGGGCCGGTGGAGTACCGCTTCGCCAACCCCTCCCGGCTCCCGCTGGCCGACCTCCCCGCCCTGCTCGACGGGGTCGAGCTGGTCCTGGTCCGCCTGCTCGGCGGCGTCCGCTCCTGGCAGGAGGGCCTCGACGCGGTCCTCGCCACCGGAAAGCCGGTCGTCGTCCTCAGCGGCGAACAGGCCCCCGACGCCCAGCTGATGGCCTCCTCCACCGTGCCGGTCGGCGTCGCCACCGAGGCGCACGCCTACCTCGCCCACGGCGGCCCCGCCAACCTGGAGCAGCTGGCCCGCTTCCTCTCCGACACCGTCCTCCTCACCGGCCACGGCTTCGAGGCTCCGGCGCCCGCCCCCACCTGGGGCCCGCTGGAGCGCACGGCCCGCGCCACCGACGGCCCGACCGTCGCCGTGCTCTACTACCGCGCCCACCACATGAGCGGGAACACCGCCTTCGTCGGCGCCCTCTGCGACGCCCTCGAGGACGCCGGCGCCCGGGCACTGCCGCTGTACGTGGCCTCCCTGCGGGCCCCGGAGGAGGAGCTGCTCGCCGTCCTGCGCGGCGCCGACGCGATCGTCACCACCGTCCTCGCCGCCGGCGGCACCAAGCCGGCCGCCGCCCAGGCCGGCGGCGACGAGGAGGCCTGGGACGCGGGCGCGCTCGCCGCGCTCGACGTGCCGGTGCTCCAGGCGCTGTGCCTGACAAGTGCGCGCTCCGCCTGGGAGGAGAACGACGAGGGCCTGTCGCCGCTGGACGCGGCCAGCCAGGTCGCCGTGCCCGAGTTCGACGGCCGGCTCATCACCGTCCCGTTCTCCTTCAAGGAGATCGACGAGGACGGCCTGCCCGCCTACGTCGCCGACGCCGAGCGCGCCGCCCGCGTGGCCGGCATCGCCGTCCGGCACGCCCGGCTCCGGCACATCCCGAACGCCGAGAAGAAGCTGGCGCTGGTCCTCTCCGCGTACCCGACCAAGCACTCCCGCATCGGCAACGCCGTCGGCCTCGACACCCCCGCCTCCGCCGTCGCCCTGCTGCGCCGGCTGATCGCCGAGGGATACGACTTCGGCCCGGCCGAGGAGCTGCCCGGCCTGGTCTCCGGCGACGGCGACGAGCTGATCTACGCCCTCATCGAGGCCGGCGGCCACGACCAGGACTGGCTCACCGAGGAGCAGCTGGCGAAGAACCCGGTCCGCATCCCGGCCGCCGACTACAAGCGCTGGTACGCCGAGCTGCCGGCCGAGCTGCGCGAGCAGGTCGAGGAGCACTGGGGCCCCGCGCCCGGCGAGATGTTCCTCGACCGGTCCCGGAACCCGGAGGGCGACATCGTCCTCGCGGCGCTCCGGCGCGGGAACCTCCTCGTCCTCATCCAGCCGCCGCGCGGCTTCGGCGAGAACCCGATCGCGATCTACCACGACCCCGACCTGCCGCCGTCGCACCACTACCTGGCCGCCTACCGCTGGATCGCGGCCCGCGCGGAGGACGGCGGCTTCGGCGCCGACGCCATGGTCCACCTGGGCAAGCACGGCAACCTGGAGTGGCTGCCCGGCAAGAACGCCGGCCTGTCCGCCGCCTGCGGCCCCGACGCGGCCCTCGGCGACCTGCCGCTCGTCTACCCGTTCCTCGTCAACGACCCCGGCGAGGGCACCCAGGCCAAGCGCCGCGCCCACGCCACCCTCGTCGACCACCTGGTGCCGCCGATGGCCCGCGCCGACTCGTACGGCGACATCGCGCGCCTGGAGCAGCTGCTCGACGAGTACGCGCAGATCTCCTCGATGGACCCGGCGAAGCTGCCCGCGATCCGCGCCCAGATCTGGACCCTGATCCAGGCCGCCAAGCTCGACCACGACCTCGGCATGGCGGAGCGGCCCGACGACGACGGCTTCGACGACTTCCTGCTGCACGTCGACGGCTGGCTGTGCGAGGTCAAGGACGCCCAGATCCGCGACGGCCTGCACGTCCTCGGCGGCGCGCCGGAGGGCGAGGCCCGGGTCAACCTGGTCCTCTCCATCCTCCGGGCCCGCCAGATCTGGGGCGGCACTCAGGCGCTGCCCGGGCTGCGCGAGGCGCTCGGCCTGGACGAGTCGGCCGCGACCCGCACCACCGCCGACGAGGCGGAGGCGAAGGCCCGCGAGCTGGTCGAGACCATGGAGGCGGCCGGCTGGTCCGTGGACGCGGTCCCGGCGGTCGCCGGCGACCACGGCCCCGAGGTCCAGGCCGTGCTCCGCTTCGCCTGCGAGCAGGTCGTGCCGCGCCTCGCCGCCACCACCGACGAACTCGCCCACGCCGTGCACGCGCTGAACGGCGGCTTCGTGCCGGCCGGCCCGTCCGGATCCCCGCTCCGGGGCCTCGTCAACGTGCTGCCGACCGGGCGGAACTTCTACTCCGTCGACCCGAAGGCCGTGCCGTCCCGGCTCGCCTGGGAGACCGGGCAGGCGCTCGCCGACTCGCTGCTGACCCGCTACCGCGAGGACAACGGCGCGTGGCCGACCTCCGTCGGCCTCTCCCTGTGGGGCACCAGCGCGATGCGCACCGCCGGCGACGACGTCGCCGAGGCGCTGGCGCTGCTCGGCGTCCGGCCGCTGTGGGACGAGGCGTCCCGCCGCGTCAACGGCCTGGAGCCGATCCCGCTCGCCGAGCTGGGCCGCCCGCGCGTCGACGTGACGCTGCGCATCTCGGGCTTCTTCCGGGACGCCTTCCCGCACGTCATCGGCCTCCTCGACGACGCCGTCCGGCTGGTCGCCGAGCTGGACGAGCCCGCGTCGGAGAACCACGTCCGGGCCCACACCCAGGCCGACCTCGCCGAGCACGGCGACGAGCGCCGCGCCACCACCCGCATCTTCGGCTCCCGGCCCGGCACCTACGGCGCCGGCATCCTGCAGCTGATCGACTCGCGGGACTGGCGCACCGACGCCGACCTCGCCGAGGTGTACACGGTGTGGGGCGGGTACGCGTACGGGCGCGGGCTCGAAGGGCGGCCGGCGCGCGCCGAGATGGAGACCGCGTACAAGCGGATCGCGGTGGCGGCGAAGAACACCGACACCCGCGAGCACGACATCGCCGACTCGGACGACTACTACCAGTACCACGGCGGCATGGTGGCGACGGTCCGCGCGCTGCGGGGCACCGCCCCCGAGGCGTACATCGGCGACTCGACCCGCCCGGAGACCGTCCGCACCCGCACCCTGGTGGAGGAGACCTCCCGGGTGTTCCGGGCCCGGGTGGTCAACCCGCGCTGGGTCGAGGCGATGCGCCGCCACGGCTACAAGGGCGCCTTCGAGCTGGCCGCGACCGTCGACTACCTCTTCGGCTACGACGCCACCACCGGGGTCGTCGCCGACTGGATGTACGACAAGCTCACCCAGGAGTACGTCCTCGACGAGACGAACCAGGCCTTCCTCAAGGAGGCCAACCCCTGGGCCCTGCACGGCATCGCGGAGCGCCTCCTGGAGGCCGAGTCGCGCGGCATGTGGGAGAAGCCGGACCCGGAGACCCTGGCCGCCCTGCGCCAGGTGTTCCTGGAGACGGAGGGCGACCTCGAAGGCGCCGGCGACGAGGACTAG
- a CDS encoding cobalamin biosynthesis protein CobG → MLAAMPPTPPSPPEPGEPRIRDRGDACPGALRLHAAADGFLARLRLPAGRLTHRQALVLADAAETLGDGSLSVTSRGNAELRGLRDGCDAALAALLDDAGLLPSPSHERVRNIVASPAAGLDGLGHADVQLWARALDRALCAEPRAAALSGRFLFVLDDGRGDVAGLGGDVTLIAAPDGAALLATCSGTFRLPAADAVPAALACALAFLDAAAAAATGAWRPRELPPGHLPDWAAALHEAAITAEPVPPFSSPGTPPPAPGPLGAHALHVLAPLGRLTAGRLRALADGATELRLTPWRGVVAVGTHGSRLAALETAGLITDPAAPGAGVTACTGLPGCAKSLADVRADAARAPGGPLPVHYSGCERRCGHPHGTWIEVTARDSGTYLLDGAPVPRTALAEAVAAARTRKS, encoded by the coding sequence ATGCTCGCCGCCATGCCGCCGACCCCGCCCAGCCCGCCCGAACCGGGCGAACCTCGCATACGGGACCGAGGCGACGCGTGCCCGGGGGCGCTCCGGCTGCACGCCGCCGCCGACGGTTTCCTCGCCCGACTCCGGCTACCCGCCGGGCGATTGACGCACCGTCAGGCGCTCGTCCTGGCCGACGCCGCGGAGACCCTGGGCGACGGCAGCCTCTCCGTCACCTCGCGCGGCAACGCCGAGCTGCGCGGTCTCCGCGACGGCTGCGACGCCGCACTCGCCGCGCTCCTCGACGACGCCGGCCTGCTGCCCTCCCCCAGCCACGAACGGGTCCGGAACATCGTCGCCTCCCCCGCCGCGGGACTCGACGGACTCGGCCACGCCGACGTGCAGTTGTGGGCCCGCGCCCTGGACCGGGCACTCTGCGCCGAACCCCGCGCGGCGGCCCTCTCCGGCCGATTCCTCTTCGTCCTCGACGACGGCCGCGGCGACGTCGCCGGACTCGGCGGCGATGTGACCTTGATCGCAGCCCCGGACGGCGCCGCCCTCCTGGCGACCTGCTCCGGAACCTTCCGGCTGCCCGCCGCCGACGCCGTCCCCGCCGCACTCGCCTGCGCCCTCGCCTTCCTCGACGCCGCCGCGGCCGCCGCCACCGGCGCCTGGCGCCCGCGCGAACTCCCGCCCGGGCACCTCCCGGACTGGGCCGCCGCCCTGCACGAGGCGGCGATCACCGCGGAGCCCGTACCCCCCTTCTCCTCCCCGGGGACCCCGCCGCCCGCGCCCGGACCGCTCGGCGCGCACGCCCTGCACGTCCTCGCCCCGCTCGGCCGGCTCACCGCCGGCCGGCTGCGGGCGCTCGCCGACGGCGCCACCGAGCTCCGGCTCACCCCGTGGCGCGGAGTCGTCGCCGTCGGGACGCACGGCTCCCGGCTCGCCGCGCTGGAGACGGCCGGCCTGATCACCGACCCGGCCGCCCCCGGCGCCGGCGTCACCGCCTGCACCGGCCTGCCCGGCTGCGCCAAGTCCCTCGCCGACGTCCGGGCCGACGCGGCCCGCGCGCCCGGCGGCCCGCTGCCCGTGCACTACTCCGGCTGCGAGCGCCGCTGCGGCCACCCGCACGGCACCTGGATCGAGGTCACCGCCCGGGACTCCGGCACCTACCTGCTGGACGGCGCGCCCGTCCCCCGCACCGCCCTGGCCGAAGCCGTGGCGGCGGCCCGTACGAGAAAGAGCTGA
- a CDS encoding precorrin-8X methylmutase, which yields MYEYEKDGAEIYRRSFATIRAEADLGALPADVATVAVRMIHACGMTDLVRDLAYSPGVVTRARAALQAGAPILCDAQMVASGVTRKRLPADNDVLCALSDPAVPALAAELGTTRSAAALELWRDRLEGSVVAIGNAPTALFHLLEMIAKGAPKPAAVLGIPVGFIGAAESKDALAANDLGLDYLVVRGRRGGSAMTAAALNALAHEPEIQQ from the coding sequence ATGTACGAGTACGAGAAAGACGGCGCAGAGATCTACCGCCGCTCCTTCGCCACGATCCGCGCCGAGGCCGACCTCGGCGCCCTGCCCGCCGACGTCGCCACCGTCGCCGTCCGCATGATCCACGCCTGCGGCATGACCGACCTCGTCCGCGACCTCGCGTACTCCCCCGGCGTCGTCACCCGCGCCCGCGCCGCCCTCCAGGCCGGCGCCCCCATCCTCTGCGACGCGCAGATGGTCGCCTCCGGCGTCACCCGCAAGCGGCTGCCCGCCGACAACGACGTGCTGTGCGCGCTCTCCGACCCGGCCGTGCCCGCCCTCGCCGCCGAGCTGGGCACCACCCGCTCCGCCGCCGCCCTCGAACTGTGGCGCGACCGCCTCGAAGGCTCCGTCGTCGCCATCGGCAACGCCCCCACCGCGCTCTTCCACCTCCTGGAGATGATCGCCAAGGGCGCGCCCAAGCCCGCCGCCGTCCTCGGCATCCCCGTCGGATTCATCGGCGCCGCCGAGTCCAAGGACGCCCTCGCCGCCAACGACCTCGGCCTCGACTACCTGGTGGTCCGCGGCCGACGCGGCGGCAGCGCCATGACCGCCGCCGCCCTCAACGCCCTCGCGCACGAACCGGAGATCCAGCAGTGA
- a CDS encoding precorrin-2 C(20)-methyltransferase, with protein sequence MKGKLYGVGLGPGDPDLLTLAAVKAIAEADVVAYHSARHGRSIARSIAAPHLRDDHIEERLMYPLTVETTDHPGGYRGALDDFYEEAAARLAAHLDAGRTVAVLAEGDPLFYGSYQHMHKRLADRYDTTVIPGVTSVSAAAARLGEPLCEAEEVLTIIPGTLPEDELTARLAGTDSAVVMKLGRTFPAVRRALERAGRLDDARYVERAFMAGERTDRLADVDPETVPYFSVAVLPSRIDQANPVRARGEVTVVGTGPAGAPWLTPESRGALVNADVLVGYTTYLDRVPVLRPGQIRHGSDNKVESERAEFALDLARRGHKVAVVSGGDPGVFAMATAVLEVACEPAYADVPVRVLPGVTAANAAAAAAGAPLGHDYATISLSDRLKPWDVIAARLRAAAEADLVLALYNPGSKSRTHQVAAARDLLLELRSPDTPVVVARDVGGPEQSVRVVTLKTLEPSEVDMRTLLLIGSSQTRAVERGDGRTITWTPRRYG encoded by the coding sequence GTGAAGGGCAAGCTGTACGGGGTCGGCCTCGGCCCCGGCGACCCCGACCTCCTCACCCTCGCCGCCGTGAAGGCCATCGCCGAGGCCGACGTCGTCGCCTACCACTCGGCCCGCCACGGCCGCTCGATAGCGCGCTCCATCGCCGCCCCCCACCTCCGCGACGACCACATCGAGGAGCGGCTGATGTACCCGCTCACCGTGGAGACCACCGACCACCCCGGCGGCTACCGGGGCGCCCTCGACGACTTCTACGAGGAAGCCGCGGCCCGGCTCGCCGCCCACCTCGACGCGGGCCGCACGGTCGCCGTCCTCGCCGAGGGCGACCCGCTCTTCTACGGCTCCTACCAGCACATGCACAAGCGGCTCGCCGACCGCTACGACACCACCGTCATCCCCGGCGTCACCTCCGTCAGCGCCGCCGCCGCCCGCCTCGGCGAGCCGCTGTGCGAGGCCGAGGAGGTCCTCACGATCATCCCCGGCACCCTCCCCGAGGACGAGCTGACCGCCCGCCTCGCCGGCACCGACTCCGCCGTCGTCATGAAGCTCGGCCGCACCTTCCCCGCCGTGCGCCGCGCCCTGGAGCGGGCCGGCCGGCTGGACGACGCCCGGTACGTGGAGCGCGCCTTCATGGCCGGCGAGCGCACCGACCGCCTCGCCGACGTGGACCCGGAGACCGTCCCGTACTTCTCCGTCGCCGTCCTCCCCTCCCGCATCGACCAGGCCAACCCGGTCCGCGCACGCGGCGAGGTCACCGTCGTCGGCACCGGCCCCGCCGGCGCGCCCTGGCTGACCCCCGAGTCGCGCGGCGCGCTCGTCAACGCCGACGTCCTCGTCGGCTACACCACCTACCTCGACCGGGTGCCGGTCCTGCGCCCCGGCCAGATCCGGCACGGCTCCGACAACAAGGTCGAGTCCGAGCGGGCCGAGTTCGCCCTCGACCTGGCCCGGCGCGGCCACAAGGTCGCGGTCGTCTCCGGCGGCGACCCCGGTGTCTTCGCCATGGCCACCGCCGTCCTGGAGGTCGCCTGCGAACCGGCGTACGCGGACGTGCCCGTCCGGGTCCTGCCCGGCGTCACCGCCGCCAACGCCGCCGCCGCCGCGGCCGGCGCGCCCCTCGGCCACGACTACGCGACGATCTCGCTCTCCGACCGGCTCAAGCCCTGGGACGTCATCGCGGCCCGGCTCCGCGCCGCCGCCGAGGCCGACCTCGTCCTCGCCCTCTACAACCCCGGCTCGAAGTCCCGCACCCACCAGGTCGCCGCCGCCCGCGACCTCCTGCTGGAGCTCCGCTCCCCCGACACCCCCGTGGTCGTCGCCCGCGACGTCGGCGGCCCCGAGCAGTCGGTCCGGGTGGTGACCCTGAAGACCCTGGAGCCCTCCGAGGTCGACATGCGCACCCTGCTCCTCATCGGCTCCTCCCAGACCCGGGCGGTCGAACGCGGCGACGGCCGCACGATCACCTGGACCCCGCGGCGGTACGGCTGA
- a CDS encoding serine hydrolase, whose protein sequence is MGGVATVRWLVATGLAALLGATALGPSPSPSPGPTPPPNQPPPELDAAEVRRAVDRLDGVVEAAMRRTGVPGVAVAVVHDGKVLHLKGYGVRKAGENAAVDADTVFQLASVSKPIASTVVSGAVGVDGWSRPVAPHVPRFALKDPWVTSHVTVADLFAHRSGLPDHAGDLLEDLGYDREYILSHLRYEPLAPFRASYAYTNFGLTAAAQAVADEKGVPWEKLAEDVLYGPAGMDDTSSRFEDFEKAGDRAWGHVKEGGEWKTEFVRDPDAQSPAGGVSSSARDMAVWLRLQLANGELDGKRIVGADALERTHWPEAVAGPPRAPAARTGFYGLGWNVSYDDAGRLRLSHTGAFALGAHTNVTMLPGEQLGIVVLTNGSPVGVADAVALDFFDIAETGEVSRDWIPLVDAVYQQQADEGRSDTDYARPPGNAAPARDADAYAGTYRSDYYGRAEVVAGDDGTLTLRLGPEPQSYRLAHYDGDVFSFETRGENAVGRTGVTFAADGESFTVEYLDGEGLGTFTRG, encoded by the coding sequence ATGGGAGGCGTGGCTACCGTTCGCTGGCTTGTCGCGACGGGGCTGGCGGCGCTGCTCGGCGCCACCGCGCTCGGGCCGAGCCCGAGTCCGAGCCCCGGCCCCACGCCCCCGCCGAACCAGCCCCCGCCCGAGCTCGACGCCGCCGAGGTGCGGCGGGCCGTCGACCGGCTGGACGGGGTGGTCGAGGCGGCCATGAGACGGACCGGCGTCCCGGGGGTCGCCGTCGCCGTCGTGCACGACGGGAAGGTGCTGCACCTCAAGGGCTACGGGGTGCGGAAGGCGGGCGAGAACGCCGCCGTCGACGCCGACACCGTCTTCCAGCTGGCCTCCGTCTCGAAGCCGATCGCCTCCACGGTCGTGTCCGGCGCGGTCGGCGTCGACGGCTGGTCGCGGCCGGTCGCGCCGCACGTGCCGCGCTTCGCGCTCAAGGACCCGTGGGTGACCTCGCACGTCACCGTCGCGGACCTCTTCGCGCACCGCAGCGGGCTGCCCGACCACGCCGGCGACCTGCTCGAAGACCTCGGCTACGACCGGGAGTACATCCTGTCCCACCTGCGGTACGAGCCGCTGGCGCCGTTCCGCGCGAGCTACGCCTACACCAACTTCGGCCTGACGGCGGCCGCGCAGGCCGTCGCCGACGAGAAGGGCGTGCCGTGGGAGAAGCTGGCCGAGGACGTCCTCTACGGACCGGCCGGGATGGACGACACCAGCTCGCGGTTCGAGGACTTCGAGAAGGCGGGCGACCGGGCCTGGGGGCACGTGAAGGAAGGCGGGGAGTGGAAGACGGAGTTCGTCCGCGACCCGGACGCGCAGTCCCCGGCGGGCGGGGTCAGCTCCTCCGCCCGTGACATGGCGGTCTGGCTGCGGCTCCAGCTCGCGAACGGCGAGCTCGACGGGAAGCGGATCGTCGGCGCCGACGCCCTGGAGCGCACCCACTGGCCCGAGGCGGTGGCCGGCCCGCCGCGCGCCCCGGCCGCCCGCACCGGCTTCTACGGCCTGGGCTGGAACGTGAGTTACGACGACGCGGGCCGGCTGCGGCTCTCCCACACGGGCGCGTTCGCCCTGGGCGCGCACACCAACGTGACGATGCTGCCCGGCGAACAGCTCGGCATCGTCGTCCTCACCAACGGCTCCCCGGTCGGCGTCGCCGACGCCGTCGCCCTCGACTTCTTCGACATCGCGGAGACCGGCGAGGTCAGCCGGGACTGGATCCCGCTGGTCGACGCGGTCTACCAGCAGCAGGCGGACGAGGGCCGGTCGGACACCGACTACGCCCGCCCGCCCGGGAACGCCGCGCCCGCGCGGGACGCGGACGCCTACGCCGGCACGTACCGCAGCGACTACTACGGCCGGGCGGAGGTGGTGGCCGGGGACGACGGGACGCTGACCCTCCGGCTGGGGCCCGAGCCCCAGTCGTACCGCCTCGCGCACTACGACGGCGACGTGTTCAGCTTCGAGACCCGCGGCGAGAACGCCGTCGGCCGCACCGGCGTCACCTTCGCCGCGGACGGCGAGTCCTTCACCGTCGAGTACCTGGACGGCGAAGGACTCGGGACCTTCACCCGCGGCTAG
- a CDS encoding cobalt-precorrin-6A reductase codes for MHVLILGGTTEARALAGLLHPGTRVTSSLAGRVAAPRLPAGEVRIGGFGGPDGLAAWVREHAVDAVIDATHPFAERISFNAARAAATAHVPLLALRRPGWVPGEGDDWRDAGSLEEAAGALEGLGDRVFLTTGRMGLAAFADRPEWFLVRSVDPPDAPMPARTEVLLDRGPFTLDGERELIARHRVDVLVTKDSGGAATAPKLTAAREAGIPVVVVRRPPVPRGVPAAAAPEEAAEWVRGLG; via the coding sequence ATGCACGTACTCATTCTCGGAGGGACGACCGAGGCCCGCGCCCTGGCCGGCCTGCTGCACCCCGGCACGCGGGTGACCAGCTCCCTCGCGGGGCGGGTCGCCGCGCCCCGGCTGCCGGCCGGGGAGGTCCGGATCGGCGGGTTCGGCGGGCCGGACGGGCTCGCCGCGTGGGTGCGGGAGCACGCCGTGGACGCGGTCATCGACGCCACCCATCCCTTCGCCGAGCGGATCAGCTTCAACGCGGCCCGGGCGGCCGCCACCGCCCATGTTCCCCTGCTGGCCCTGCGCCGCCCCGGCTGGGTCCCGGGGGAGGGCGACGACTGGCGCGACGCGGGCTCCCTGGAGGAGGCGGCCGGGGCGCTGGAGGGGCTCGGCGACCGGGTGTTCCTGACCACCGGCCGGATGGGCCTCGCGGCCTTCGCGGACCGCCCGGAGTGGTTCCTGGTGCGGTCGGTGGACCCGCCGGACGCCCCGATGCCGGCCCGGACCGAAGTCCTCCTCGACCGGGGGCCGTTCACCCTCGACGGGGAGCGGGAGCTGATCGCCCGTCACCGCGTCGACGTCCTGGTGACGAAGGACAGCGGCGGCGCCGCGACCGCCCCCAAGCTCACCGCCGCCCGCGAGGCGGGCATCCCGGTCGTCGTCGTCCGCCGCCCCCCGGTCCCGCGGGGCGTACCGGCGGCGGCGGCGCCGGAGGAGGCCGCGGAGTGGGTGCGGGGCCTGGGCTGA